The Listeria sp. PSOL-1 genome includes a region encoding these proteins:
- a CDS encoding low molecular weight phosphatase family protein, which produces MTHKLIYFLSQSRSRSMIAEAWAKKLSLGDVTFISGSWLNAKKTPFADDALQEFSIDPPASLSFPPSNELLRDVDLIITIYDSTHELAPGFPDAMMEKVSYWDIEDPEQEKEPSSRWASYQKVCDHIALSVKNLEQHLIEA; this is translated from the coding sequence ATGACCCATAAGCTAATTTATTTTTTATCACAATCACGTAGTCGTAGCATGATTGCTGAAGCTTGGGCTAAAAAACTTTCGCTTGGGGACGTTACATTTATTAGTGGATCGTGGCTTAACGCAAAAAAAACGCCTTTTGCTGATGATGCGCTTCAAGAATTTTCGATTGATCCTCCAGCTAGTCTATCTTTCCCGCCAAGCAATGAACTGCTTAGAGATGTGGATTTAATTATTACGATTTATGATTCCACGCATGAATTGGCACCTGGTTTTCCTGATGCCATGATGGAAAAAGTCAGTTATTGGGATATTGAGGACCCAGAGCAAGAAAAAGAGCCATCATCTAGATGGGCAAGCTATCAAAAAGTTTGTGATCATATCGCACTATCTGTAAAAAATCTTGAGCAGCATTTAATTGAAGCTTAA
- a CDS encoding hemolysin family protein yields MILTIKFLIIALLIGVSAFFVATEFAIVKMRPSRLDQLISEGNKRANLARHIYNHLNAYLSACQLGITISSLGLGWLGESTVEAALHPLFALLKIPNSAVTLISFIIAFIIITFLHVVVGELVPKTLAIDKTESVALTVARPLHLFYKVMFPFIWLLNESSVLISKAFGLEPATEHEIAHTEEELKIIVGESYKSGEINQSEFSYVNKIFDFDERMAKEVMIPRTEIITVDSGQTIAQLSEIMENERYTRYPVIDGDKDHIIGVLNLKEILSAYVKHGFNPDFNIDPYIKPIIRVIETIPIKELLIRMQKERTHIAILLDEYGGTSGLVTVEDIVEEIVGDIRDEFDADEIPEIRKIKDGHYIVDAKLLIDEVNNILGTDIEEDEVDTIGGWFLTQNYEVEIGDELEYGGYIFRVKQAEPHHIEYLEIVKKANS; encoded by the coding sequence TTGATATTAACCATTAAATTTTTAATCATAGCTTTACTAATCGGGGTTTCAGCCTTTTTCGTAGCTACTGAATTTGCTATTGTAAAAATGCGACCAAGCCGTTTAGATCAGCTAATATCAGAAGGAAACAAACGTGCAAACTTGGCGCGCCATATTTATAATCATTTAAATGCTTATTTATCTGCTTGCCAGCTTGGGATCACAATCAGTTCACTCGGACTTGGTTGGTTAGGTGAGTCAACTGTAGAAGCAGCTCTCCACCCACTTTTTGCACTCTTAAAAATACCTAATTCTGCTGTCACACTTATTTCATTCATTATCGCTTTTATCATCATTACCTTTTTACATGTCGTTGTTGGAGAGCTTGTTCCTAAAACGCTTGCTATTGATAAAACAGAATCTGTGGCACTCACTGTAGCTCGCCCACTGCATCTTTTTTATAAAGTCATGTTCCCGTTCATTTGGTTACTGAATGAATCTTCTGTTTTAATCTCGAAAGCATTTGGCTTGGAGCCCGCTACTGAACATGAAATTGCCCATACAGAAGAAGAGCTCAAAATCATTGTTGGTGAAAGTTATAAAAGCGGAGAAATTAACCAATCAGAGTTTAGCTATGTGAATAAAATATTTGATTTCGATGAACGGATGGCCAAGGAAGTAATGATTCCACGCACTGAGATTATTACCGTCGATTCTGGACAAACGATTGCCCAATTATCCGAGATTATGGAAAATGAACGCTACACGCGTTACCCAGTCATTGACGGAGATAAAGATCACATTATCGGTGTATTAAATTTAAAGGAAATTCTCTCAGCATATGTCAAACATGGTTTCAATCCTGACTTTAACATCGATCCATATATTAAACCAATTATCCGAGTAATCGAGACCATCCCGATCAAGGAACTACTCATTCGGATGCAAAAAGAACGCACTCATATTGCGATTTTGCTTGATGAATACGGGGGGACTTCTGGTTTAGTTACAGTAGAAGATATCGTTGAAGAAATCGTTGGTGATATTCGCGATGAATTTGATGCCGATGAAATTCCTGAGATTCGAAAAATAAAAGATGGGCATTATATTGTTGATGCTAAGCTACTAATTGATGAAGTAAATAATATCCTTGGTACCGATATCGAGGAAGATGAGGTAGATACGATCGGTGGCTGGTTCTTGACACAAAATTATGAAGTTGAAATTGGCGATGAACTTGAATACGGCGGATATATCTTCCGAGTGAAACAAGCCGAACCTCACCATATCGAATATTTGGAAATTGTAAAAAAGGCAAATAGTTAA
- a CDS encoding helix-turn-helix domain-containing protein: MDQMGKRIKRLRTNREWTQKQLAEGVCSQSLLSRIEQGIEIPSILIVHNLCQKLGVTVDDLLSYTELASPLITLKQNLFSLYQKNDVEMMYTLLHKKTFTTFEAYREESYYYFFLGVTELYYKKNQKEALANFLKAEAFWKGEDQVFNLLIESYLAAIHAERSEEIKMLTTLNYVLQKLNQITESEQRNINLPTVFLNIATCYAKQDERLTAIEYVNLGIECCKRQNNTFNLTALLFKSGLLFLQMGRKQIGMKRINVAIELSEHVDQPKFTNELIWQKKNWDKICK; encoded by the coding sequence ATGGATCAAATGGGAAAACGAATTAAAAGATTGCGTACTAATCGCGAATGGACCCAAAAACAACTAGCAGAAGGAGTATGCTCACAAAGTTTATTAAGTCGCATTGAACAAGGGATTGAAATTCCAAGCATATTAATTGTTCATAATCTTTGTCAAAAACTTGGTGTCACAGTTGATGACCTTTTAAGTTATACAGAACTTGCATCACCGCTTATTACCCTTAAGCAAAACTTATTTTCACTATATCAAAAAAATGATGTTGAAATGATGTATACGCTTTTGCATAAAAAAACATTTACTACTTTTGAAGCCTACCGTGAAGAAAGCTATTATTATTTTTTTCTTGGTGTTACGGAACTTTATTATAAGAAGAATCAAAAAGAGGCGCTGGCCAATTTTTTGAAAGCAGAGGCGTTTTGGAAGGGAGAAGATCAAGTATTTAACTTATTGATTGAAAGCTACTTGGCAGCAATCCATGCTGAGCGCTCGGAAGAAATCAAAATGTTGACAACTCTAAATTATGTATTACAAAAATTAAACCAAATTACAGAAAGCGAACAACGAAATATTAATTTACCCACTGTTTTTTTAAATATTGCTACTTGTTACGCTAAACAAGATGAGCGATTAACAGCCATTGAGTATGTTAATTTAGGGATAGAGTGTTGTAAGCGTCAAAATAATACATTTAATTTAACCGCTTTACTTTTTAAATCAGGTTTGCTTTTTTTGCAGATGGGACGCAAACAAATTGGAATGAAGCGTATAAACGTTGCGATTGAGCTGTCAGAGCACGTAGATCAACCGAAGTTTACAAATGAGTTAATTTGGCAAAAGAAAAATTGGGATAAGATATGCAAATAA
- a CDS encoding biotin/lipoate A/B protein ligase family protein has protein sequence MAEKWFLLDQDKLSPAINMAVDEKLADWHRSGLIQPTLRFYGWNPPGLTVGHFQKARTKIDSEAVKKHQFEMVRRQTGGQAVLHDNELTYSFIISENHSQIPQTIKAAHKLISEALLVGLHQIGIQADFAVPKDKRPKGTAICFEEPSWYEITYEQKKIIGSAQARLQGILLQHGSIPLSMDENDLFDLFIFDNPRVKERMKRSFSNKASGIYDILKKEITLSDLKQAFKDGFSKIFDVTFEPLMLSEQNWEEIYTLAETKYKNNDYNWSR, from the coding sequence GTGGCTGAAAAATGGTTTCTTCTTGACCAAGACAAATTGTCGCCAGCAATTAACATGGCCGTTGATGAAAAACTAGCAGATTGGCACCGGTCAGGGCTGATACAACCAACTTTACGTTTCTATGGCTGGAATCCACCAGGACTCACTGTTGGCCACTTTCAAAAAGCGCGCACAAAAATTGACTCAGAAGCAGTAAAAAAGCACCAGTTTGAAATGGTACGCAGGCAAACAGGTGGTCAAGCTGTCTTACATGATAATGAATTGACCTATAGCTTTATTATTTCTGAAAATCATTCACAAATTCCGCAAACAATTAAAGCAGCTCATAAACTTATCTCAGAGGCCTTACTTGTTGGCTTACATCAAATCGGAATTCAAGCGGATTTTGCAGTTCCAAAAGACAAGCGTCCAAAAGGAACTGCTATTTGTTTTGAAGAGCCGTCTTGGTATGAGATCACTTATGAACAGAAAAAGATTATTGGAAGCGCTCAAGCAAGACTTCAAGGCATATTACTGCAACATGGCTCCATTCCTTTATCAATGGACGAAAACGATCTTTTTGATTTATTTATTTTTGATAATCCACGTGTAAAAGAGCGGATGAAGCGTTCGTTTTCTAACAAGGCTTCAGGTATTTATGATATTTTAAAAAAAGAAATTACCTTATCTGACTTAAAACAAGCTTTCAAAGATGGATTTAGTAAGATTTTTGACGTTACTTTTGAACCACTTATGCTCTCTGAACAAAATTGGGAAGAAATTTATACATTAGCTGAAACAAAATATAAAAATAATGATTATAACTGGTCACGCTAA
- the lipA gene encoding lipoyl synthase produces MIITGHANERRINLEKKKHVPKPDWLKIKLSNTESFKDVKHNLRENNLHTVCEEAKCPNLQECFGERRTATFMILGDICTRACRFCAVKTGSPTHLDLGEAKRVAESVALMDLRHVVITAVARDDLDDGGALVFANTIRAIRERMPGTTVEVLPSDMKGDYLSLKTLLDAKPDIFNHNIETIRRLTPNVRHRATYDRSLELLQRVRDMAPDLPTKSSIMVGLGETKEEILEAMDDLLAHGVEILTIGQYLQPSRKHYPVDRYYHPKEFLELKRIARKKGFIHCEAGPMVRSSYHADEQVNESAKERRLQAEQ; encoded by the coding sequence ATGATTATAACTGGTCACGCTAACGAGAGGAGAATTAATTTGGAAAAGAAAAAGCACGTTCCAAAACCAGATTGGCTAAAAATCAAACTTTCAAATACGGAAAGTTTCAAAGATGTCAAGCACAATTTGCGTGAAAATAATTTACATACAGTTTGTGAAGAAGCAAAATGTCCAAATTTACAGGAATGTTTTGGTGAACGGCGCACAGCAACATTTATGATACTTGGTGATATCTGTACACGAGCTTGTCGGTTTTGTGCCGTGAAAACCGGTAGTCCGACCCACCTTGATTTAGGGGAAGCAAAACGCGTAGCAGAATCTGTTGCCTTGATGGATTTACGCCATGTTGTTATTACTGCTGTTGCAAGAGATGATCTTGATGACGGAGGTGCTCTTGTTTTTGCAAATACAATTCGTGCAATCCGTGAACGTATGCCAGGAACGACAGTTGAAGTGTTACCATCGGATATGAAAGGTGACTACTTGAGCTTAAAAACATTGCTTGATGCAAAGCCAGATATTTTCAATCATAATATTGAAACGATTCGTCGCCTTACTCCAAATGTTCGTCACCGTGCAACATATGATCGCTCGCTTGAGTTATTACAACGCGTTCGTGATATGGCTCCTGATCTTCCAACAAAATCCAGTATTATGGTTGGACTAGGTGAAACAAAAGAAGAAATTTTAGAAGCAATGGATGACTTATTAGCGCATGGTGTCGAAATTTTAACGATCGGGCAGTATTTGCAGCCTTCACGTAAGCACTATCCTGTTGATCGCTACTATCATCCAAAAGAATTCCTTGAGTTGAAGCGCATCGCTAGAAAAAAAGGATTTATCCACTGTGAAGCCGGTCCAATGGTTCGTTCAAGCTATCATGCCGATGAGCAAGTGAACGAATCTGCTAAGGAACGACGCTTACAAGCTGAGCAATAA
- a CDS encoding RluA family pseudouridine synthase — protein MTHYLSIPILSDYKQQTLAELLQSPFHFGKKLRHIYRMSNDVLLDNQKPNWNAPLGDAKILQLPLLAIEKIPSAKKPAQVIYEDDFLAVVFKPTGIKTHPNDPNEKNTLANQLECHFQETKQTAASALHVHRLDQVTSGLVLFAKNTPALAALSWQLEARRIHRVYHALVSGHIEKDLIINQPIGKDRTQANKRRISQTGQTALTHISPLHLNQDTTLLSCTLETGRTHQIRVHLASIGHPIIGDTLYGGKSFHRVMLHAYELSIWHPFLNKNLTWKLEIEK, from the coding sequence ATGACTCATTATCTAAGTATTCCTATATTATCCGACTATAAGCAACAAACACTTGCCGAATTATTACAATCCCCTTTCCATTTTGGTAAAAAATTACGTCATATATACCGGATGTCAAATGATGTCCTTCTTGATAATCAAAAGCCAAATTGGAACGCTCCACTTGGCGATGCTAAAATATTACAATTACCTCTTTTAGCTATTGAAAAAATCCCTTCTGCAAAAAAACCCGCTCAAGTAATCTACGAAGATGACTTTCTCGCCGTTGTTTTTAAACCTACTGGTATAAAAACTCACCCCAATGATCCTAATGAAAAAAATACACTTGCTAACCAGCTTGAATGCCATTTTCAAGAAACAAAACAAACGGCTGCAAGCGCACTTCATGTACATCGGCTTGATCAGGTCACAAGCGGTCTAGTCCTTTTTGCTAAAAATACCCCAGCTCTTGCTGCACTTTCTTGGCAATTAGAAGCTAGGCGTATTCACCGTGTCTATCATGCATTGGTAAGCGGCCATATAGAAAAGGACTTAATCATTAACCAGCCGATTGGAAAAGATCGGACTCAAGCAAACAAACGTCGCATTAGCCAAACTGGACAAACCGCGTTGACCCACATCTCACCGCTTCATTTGAATCAAGATACAACCCTTCTTTCATGTACGCTTGAAACCGGACGAACCCACCAAATCCGTGTCCACTTAGCAAGCATTGGTCATCCAATTATTGGTGATACTTTATACGGTGGAAAATCATTTCACCGCGTTATGCTTCATGCTTATGAGCTATCGATTTGGCATCCTTTTTTAAACAAAAATTTAACGTGGAAATTGGAGATTGAAAAATAA
- a CDS encoding D-alanyl-D-alanine carboxypeptidase family protein, with protein sequence MKKFLIFFVIITILCLTVIGLNNKDSLKPTLTSTKNFLLSDEEQNNAYLNDVNSFLVVSNEKKQPLQQKNTTKALPIASLTKLMTIYLTFQALQKNEISQSEKLILKRVDDPQAVNLQAKTGQKNYSVKDLIAATLIMSANDAAEALAERVASGNFTKKMNNEAKKLGMSNKTNFTSASGLDDINGRHSTSTAQDLLILTKKLMSNYPEILTITSKAEYTLKDGNRILTTNPLLRENKEITGLKTGFTTQAGYCFIATTKDKIAILLGSNTAETRKNAASYLLK encoded by the coding sequence ATGAAAAAATTTCTGATATTTTTCGTTATAATTACTATTTTATGCTTAACTGTTATAGGGCTAAATAATAAAGATAGCCTAAAACCTACCCTAACTTCCACTAAAAATTTTCTATTAAGTGATGAAGAGCAAAACAATGCGTATTTAAACGACGTTAACAGCTTTCTTGTGGTTAGCAATGAAAAAAAGCAGCCACTCCAACAAAAAAACACTACAAAGGCGCTTCCTATTGCTAGCTTAACTAAACTGATGACGATCTATCTAACCTTTCAAGCGCTACAAAAGAACGAAATTTCGCAATCTGAAAAACTAATATTAAAGCGAGTAGATGATCCACAAGCAGTGAATCTCCAAGCGAAAACGGGCCAAAAAAATTATTCCGTGAAAGACTTAATTGCTGCAACGTTAATTATGTCAGCAAATGATGCTGCTGAAGCGCTAGCGGAAAGGGTAGCTAGCGGAAATTTCACTAAAAAAATGAATAATGAAGCTAAAAAGCTAGGAATGTCTAATAAAACTAACTTTACAAGCGCTAGTGGGTTAGATGATATAAATGGACGCCATTCAACTTCTACCGCACAAGATCTCCTTATCTTAACAAAGAAATTAATGTCAAATTATCCTGAAATATTAACGATAACATCAAAAGCAGAATACACTTTAAAAGATGGGAATCGAATTTTAACAACAAATCCACTACTCCGAGAAAATAAAGAAATAACAGGCTTAAAAACTGGATTCACGACTCAAGCTGGTTATTGTTTCATTGCAACAACAAAAGATAAAATCGCGATTCTTTTAGGCAGTAATACTGCTGAAACACGAAAAAATGCAGCTTCATATTTATTAAAATAA
- a CDS encoding aldo/keto reductase — protein sequence MGKSLDDRFTLRTNEVIPYIGLGAFQMGEQSHITYAVEQALEVGYRLFDTAAVYNNEKQVGKALLESGVKRKELYISAKVWNGDQGYDKTLFAFEQTLKNLALDYLDLYLIHWPIAGKYRETWHAMERLYQEGVIKSIGVANFKQHHLADLMIVANEKPILNQIETHPLFQQNELRWYLREEHIAHAAWSPLAKGTLMQHPVIMNIAKRHGASVDQVILQWHLNRETIVILKSIAASRIRENANLTYFQLDETDMQKINQLDKRQLVGPDPDDLPYFLESMEREREFLGK from the coding sequence TTGGGGAAATCATTAGACGATCGTTTTACCCTTCGAACAAATGAAGTGATTCCTTATATTGGTCTTGGTGCATTTCAAATGGGAGAGCAAAGTCATATCACTTATGCGGTCGAACAAGCACTTGAAGTTGGTTATCGCTTGTTTGATACAGCAGCTGTTTATAATAATGAAAAGCAAGTGGGGAAAGCTCTTTTAGAAAGTGGAGTTAAGCGCAAAGAACTTTACATCAGCGCTAAAGTCTGGAATGGAGATCAAGGCTATGACAAGACACTATTTGCTTTTGAACAAACACTAAAAAACTTGGCATTAGACTATTTGGATTTATATTTAATTCACTGGCCAATTGCGGGAAAGTATCGTGAGACCTGGCATGCAATGGAGCGGCTTTATCAAGAAGGTGTAATCAAGTCCATTGGTGTTGCTAATTTTAAGCAGCATCATTTAGCTGATTTAATGATTGTCGCAAATGAAAAACCAATATTAAATCAAATTGAAACACATCCGCTATTTCAACAAAATGAATTAAGGTGGTACTTGCGGGAAGAACACATTGCACATGCTGCTTGGTCGCCACTTGCTAAGGGAACGTTGATGCAACATCCGGTGATTATGAATATTGCTAAACGTCACGGCGCGTCAGTCGATCAGGTTATTTTACAGTGGCATTTAAATCGAGAGACCATTGTTATTCTAAAATCGATTGCTGCATCAAGAATTCGCGAAAATGCTAATTTGACATATTTTCAATTAGATGAGACTGACATGCAAAAAATTAATCAGCTGGATAAAAGGCAGTTAGTTGGACCAGACCCGGATGATTTACCTTATTTTCTTGAAAGTATGGAACGTGAGCGTGAGTTCTTAGGAAAATAG
- a CDS encoding DUF47 domain-containing protein yields MAFKNKKDRFASLLHDIAVNLHEGANFFASYNIKTVEDLHTFSDKVKEYETNGDSMVHKMIIELNNAFITPIEREDILELANHLDDIMDGLEQTAFSLVICQITHYDEYMLQFIQAILSSIVEIEKAVDLVFDKKLKDVRKLAIKIKDYESHCDDIYRESLTKLFQTEQDPIKIIRLKEVYEGLEEIADSCQSVANTLESIVMKNA; encoded by the coding sequence ATGGCTTTTAAAAATAAGAAAGACCGTTTTGCTTCTTTACTTCATGATATTGCTGTAAATTTGCATGAAGGTGCCAACTTTTTTGCGTCATATAACATTAAGACGGTAGAGGATCTACATACTTTTTCAGATAAGGTGAAAGAATATGAAACAAACGGTGACTCTATGGTTCATAAAATGATTATCGAACTAAATAACGCTTTTATCACGCCAATTGAACGTGAAGACATACTTGAATTAGCTAACCATCTTGATGATATAATGGACGGTCTTGAACAAACAGCATTTTCATTAGTAATTTGTCAAATTACACACTACGATGAATACATGTTGCAATTTATCCAAGCGATCTTATCAAGTATTGTTGAGATCGAAAAAGCTGTTGATCTCGTTTTTGATAAAAAATTAAAAGATGTTCGCAAACTTGCGATTAAAATTAAAGATTATGAATCTCATTGCGATGATATTTACCGCGAATCGCTTACCAAACTTTTCCAAACTGAACAAGATCCAATTAAAATTATTCGCTTAAAAGAAGTTTATGAAGGTCTTGAAGAAATCGCTGACAGTTGTCAAAGTGTAGCCAACACGCTTGAATCAATTGTTATGAAAAATGCGTAA
- a CDS encoding inorganic phosphate transporter, whose amino-acid sequence MEGMLFITIVIVLAALTFDLINGFHDTANAIATSVSTKALKPKYAIILAAVMNFVGAISFTGVAKTITKDIVDPFSVPHGEIVILAALISAIIWNLITWYFGIPSSSSHALIGSIAGAAIAAAGFASIEYGGFTKIIVGLIASPFLAFTVGYLIYTLFKIFLKNLNLSTTNRRFRMFQVATAALQSYTHGTNDAQKSMGIITMALIANGFQSTDDVKLWVQIACALAMAVGTSVGGWKIIKTVGGKIMKIKPVNGVAADLSSVIIIFGATFIHLPVSTTHVISSSILGVGTSHRIKGVKWDTAQRMIITWIITLPISAAIAALIFLILNLFL is encoded by the coding sequence ATGGAAGGAATGTTATTCATCACAATTGTCATCGTCCTTGCCGCACTTACATTTGACTTGATCAATGGTTTTCATGATACAGCCAATGCAATTGCAACGAGCGTTTCGACAAAAGCATTAAAGCCTAAATATGCCATTATTTTAGCAGCTGTTATGAACTTTGTTGGAGCTATTTCATTCACAGGCGTAGCTAAAACGATCACAAAAGATATTGTAGATCCTTTTTCCGTACCGCATGGTGAGATTGTCATCCTTGCAGCATTAATTTCTGCTATTATTTGGAATTTAATCACTTGGTATTTTGGAATTCCAAGTAGTTCTTCGCATGCTTTAATTGGTTCAATTGCTGGTGCAGCCATTGCTGCTGCTGGCTTTGCTTCTATTGAATATGGTGGTTTTACTAAAATTATTGTCGGCTTAATTGCTTCACCATTTCTTGCGTTTACTGTTGGATATCTTATTTATACATTATTTAAGATTTTCTTGAAAAACCTTAATCTCTCAACAACAAATAGACGTTTCCGAATGTTCCAAGTAGCTACAGCAGCACTGCAATCTTACACTCACGGAACCAATGATGCTCAAAAATCAATGGGGATCATCACAATGGCACTGATTGCTAATGGTTTTCAATCAACAGATGATGTCAAGCTTTGGGTACAAATTGCCTGTGCGCTTGCAATGGCCGTTGGAACAAGCGTTGGTGGTTGGAAAATCATCAAAACAGTTGGTGGAAAAATTATGAAGATCAAGCCGGTCAATGGCGTTGCTGCTGATCTTAGTTCCGTTATTATCATTTTTGGCGCAACATTTATTCACCTCCCTGTTTCAACAACGCATGTCATTAGTTCATCTATCTTAGGTGTAGGAACAAGTCATCGGATAAAAGGTGTTAAATGGGACACTGCACAACGCATGATTATCACATGGATTATCACACTCCCTATTTCGGCTGCTATTGCCGCACTCATCTTTCTTATTCTAAACTTATTCTTATAA
- a CDS encoding ABC transporter substrate-binding protein/permease, producing the protein MICTKIIIKQTVLFCCILLILSIFLPQGVKANDDSLNHIKEKGTLVVGLSADYPPYEFHQTIKGKDKIVGFDISIAQKIADNLHVKLVISEMGFDSLLGALKTGKIDMIVSGMSPTPERLKEVAFSDPYMTVEQKAIIREADKDKLKQPSDFNGRKVGAQKQTTQEELAENELTGSNVVALQKVPDLLLNLKSNKIDAVILEGPVADAYVSQDKTLKISDVKFANGSKQTAIAMPKNATALKKQVNRTIKQIDNQHLFPKYQAEANKLMFQKSGFFAQYGQYFIKGTLFTIALAAIGVLAGALIGALFALMKLAKTRWLRWPATWYIEFIRGTPLLVQIFMVFFGTQLLGLNISAFVSGCIALSLNSAAYVAEIIRAGIAAVNKGQMEAARSLGMTHSASMRYIILPQAIKNILPALGNEFVTVIKESSVVSIIGVSELMFMTGVVQGASFKPFIPLMLTSLIYFVLTFTLSRLLGLAERRMRTSD; encoded by the coding sequence ATGATCTGCACAAAAATAATAATAAAGCAAACTGTCTTATTCTGCTGTATTTTACTTATACTTAGCATCTTCTTACCACAAGGAGTGAAGGCGAATGATGATTCTTTAAACCATATCAAAGAAAAAGGCACACTCGTAGTTGGCCTATCCGCTGATTATCCTCCTTATGAATTTCATCAAACGATTAAAGGAAAAGATAAAATTGTTGGTTTTGATATTTCAATTGCCCAAAAAATTGCTGATAATTTACACGTTAAGCTCGTCATCAGTGAAATGGGTTTTGACAGTTTACTTGGTGCACTTAAGACCGGTAAAATTGATATGATTGTCTCTGGTATGTCACCTACACCTGAACGCTTAAAAGAAGTTGCTTTTTCAGATCCTTACATGACTGTTGAACAAAAAGCGATTATTCGCGAAGCAGATAAAGATAAACTCAAACAGCCAAGTGATTTTAACGGACGAAAAGTTGGCGCTCAAAAACAAACAACACAAGAGGAACTAGCAGAAAACGAATTAACTGGCTCTAATGTAGTCGCTCTTCAAAAAGTACCTGATCTACTACTTAACTTAAAAAGCAATAAAATCGATGCGGTTATTTTAGAGGGCCCTGTAGCAGACGCTTATGTTAGCCAAGACAAAACACTTAAAATTTCCGATGTTAAATTCGCAAACGGTTCAAAACAAACGGCTATAGCTATGCCTAAAAATGCTACAGCACTAAAAAAACAAGTTAATCGTACAATCAAACAAATCGACAATCAACACCTTTTTCCAAAATATCAGGCAGAAGCTAATAAATTAATGTTCCAAAAAAGTGGTTTCTTCGCCCAATATGGACAGTATTTTATTAAAGGAACGTTATTTACGATAGCTCTTGCTGCTATTGGCGTATTGGCTGGTGCACTAATTGGTGCGCTATTCGCCTTAATGAAACTGGCAAAAACAAGATGGTTACGTTGGCCAGCTACGTGGTATATTGAGTTTATCCGTGGTACTCCACTTCTTGTCCAAATTTTTATGGTTTTCTTTGGAACTCAGCTTCTCGGATTGAATATCTCGGCTTTCGTCTCTGGATGTATCGCTCTTTCATTAAATAGTGCGGCTTATGTTGCAGAAATCATCCGTGCAGGGATTGCTGCTGTAAATAAAGGACAAATGGAAGCTGCCCGTTCTCTTGGTATGACCCATTCAGCTAGCATGCGTTATATCATTTTACCACAAGCCATTAAAAACATTTTACCAGCTCTTGGAAATGAGTTTGTTACAGTCATTAAAGAATCCTCCGTCGTTTCCATTATTGGTGTTAGTGAACTTATGTTTATGACAGGGGTAGTTCAAGGTGCTAGCTTTAAACCGTTTATTCCATTGATGTTAACATCACTTATTTATTTCGTACTCACATTTACACTATCTAGACTACTCGGTCTTGCCGAAAGGAGAATGAGAACTAGTGATTAA